A DNA window from Arachis duranensis cultivar V14167 chromosome 3, aradu.V14167.gnm2.J7QH, whole genome shotgun sequence contains the following coding sequences:
- the LOC107477753 gene encoding probable leucine-rich repeat receptor-like protein kinase At2g33170 isoform X2: protein MSKGYSVIVLLLLFLSLILCTAEGLNAEGQILLDLKNGFHDKNNLLRNWNPADETPCEWLGVNCSYYEYNNSKSPVVMSLDLSSMGLSGILNGSSIGGLTHLTYLNLSHNKLSGKIPKEIGDCLNLEYLYLNNNQFQGPIPDELGNLSRLRSLNICNNKLNGVFSDEFGNLSSLVELVAYSNFLVGPLPSTIGKLKNLVTFRAGANNITGSLPKEISGCASLMYLGLAQNDISGELPSEIGMLQNLTELILWDNQLSGPIPKEIGNLTNLEILALYWNDLVGPIPPEIGNLKSLKFLYLYKNNLNGTIPREIGNLSSAREIDFSENSLVGYIPSELSKIRDLRLLFLFENHLIGVIPDELSSLRNLSRLDLSMNGLTGSIPSGFQYLTNMSQLQLFDNKLSGVIPQELGLHSPLWVVDFSDNNLTGTIPPHLCWNSHLMLLNLQSNRFYGNIPRGILKCKSLAQMLVVGNMLTGGFPSELCKLPNFIAIELNENKFSGPIPPVIANCSKLQRLHIANNYFTLELPKEIGNLSQLVTFNVSSNHFTGTIPSEIFRCQKLQRLDLSNNKFIGSLPNNIGTLEHLEILKLSGNELSGKIPEEIGNLSHLNWLQMDGNLFSGEIPAQLGRLSTLQIGMDLSYNNLSGRIPSQLGNLNMLEYIYLNNNHLDGEIPSSFDQLSSLLGCNFSYNNLSGPIPSDKIFQNMAASSFLGGNNDLCGRPLNECNSDLSSRGFPPVRHDYSRRAKIVMIAAATVGSVSLILILVILYVMRWPFNSASSLRDTESPCLDSDVYFPPKDGFTFQDLVEATKRFHESYVIGRGACGTVYKAVMKSGKTIAVKKLASNREGNNIENSFRAEILTLGKIRHRNIVKLYGFCYHQGSNLLLYEYMERGSLGEVLHGSATNLEWPIRFMIALGAAEGLAYLHHDCKPKIIHRDIKSNNILLDENFEAHVGDFGLAKVIDMPQSKSMSAVAGSYGYIAPEYAYTMKVTEKCDIYSYGVVLLELLTGRAPVQPLEQGGDLVTWVRTHIRSHNNVLTQGILDNRIDLEEQITVNHMLTVLKIALLCTSMSPSERPSMREVVLMLIESNEREGNLTLTRTNHDLPSKDATH, encoded by the exons ATGTCAAAAGGGTATTCTGTGATTGTACtcttactattatttttatctctGATTCTTTGCACGGCCGAAGGGTTGAACGCAGAGGGGCAAATCCTCCTAGACCTCAAGAATGGTTTCCATGATAAGAATAATCTTTTGCGGAATTGGAACCCTGCTGATGAAACTCCATGTGAATGGTTAGGCGTAAATTGCTCTTATtatgaatataataatagtaaaagtCCAGTTGTCATGTCCCTTGATTTGAGTTCAATGGGTCTTTCTGGAATTTTAAATGGTAGTAGCATTGGAGGTTTGACTCACCTAACTTATCTCAATCTTTCTCACAATAAGTTGAGTGGAAAAATACCAAAGGAAATTGGCGATTGCTTGAATTTGGAGtatctttacttgaacaataacCAATTTCAGGGACCAATTCCTGATGAACTGGGGAATTTGTCTCGTTTGAGAAGCTTGAACATATGCAACAACAAACTCAATGGTGTTTTTTCAGATGAGTTTGGGAACTTGTCTTCATTGGTTGAATTGGTAGCCTATAGCAATTTTCTTGTTGGTCCCTTGCCTAGTACCATTGGGAAGCTCAAGAATCTTGTGACTTTCAGAGCCGGGGCAAATAACATTACCGGTTCACTGCCAAAGGAAATAAGTGGGTGCGCAAGCTTGATGTATCTCGGTCTTGCGCAAAATGATATATCAGGGGAGCTTCCAAGTGAGATTGGGATGCTTCAGAATTTAACAGAATTGATTCTATGGGACAATCAGTTATCAGGGCCTATTCCCAAAGAGATTGGGAATTTAACCAATCTTGAGATtcttgctttgtattggaatgATCTTGTTGGACCTATACCTCCAGAGATTGGGAACCTCAAGTCATTGAAGTTTTTGTATCTATACAAAAACAATCTGAATGGAACCATTCCAAGGGAAATTGGGAACCTTTCTTCTGCTAGGGAAATTGATTTCTCAGAGAACTCTCTAGTAGGGTACATCCCATCCGAGCTGAGCAAAATCCGTGACCTGCGCTTGCTCTTTCTTTTCGAGAACCATTTAATTGGTGTCATACCGGATGAGCTCAGTAGCTTGAGGAATCTGTCAAGGCTCGACCTGTCCATGAATGGCCTTACTGGCTCGATTCCTTCAGGATTTCAATACTTGACTAATATGTCCCAGTTGCAGCTCTTTGACAACAAGTTGAGTGGTGTTATCCCTCAAGAACTTGGACTTCATAGTCCTCTTTGGGTGGTTGATTTCTCTGATAACAATTTGACAGGAACAATACCTCCTCATCTATGCTGGAATTCTCATTTGATGTTGTTGAACCTTCAATCCAACCGGTTTTATGGAAACATACCAAGAGGGATACTCAAGTGCAAGTCATTAGCGCAGATGCTTGTAGTTGGAAACATGCTTACAGGTGGCTTCCCTTCAGAACTCTGCAAACTGCCAAACTTCATCGCCATCGAGTTGAACGAAAACAAGTTCAGTGGTCCGATTCCTCCTGTGATCGCGAACTGCAGTAAATTACAAAGACTACACATAGCAAACAATTACTTCACACTGGAGTTACCTAAGGAAATTGGAAATCTTTCTCAGCTGGTGACCTTCAATGTTTCATCAAACCACTTCACTGGAACAATCCCATCCGAAATCTTTAGGTGCCAGAAGCTGCAAAGGCTGGATCTCAGTAACAACAAGTTTATTGGTTCCTTGCCGAACAACATAGGAACACTTGAACATTTGGAGATTCTCAAACTCTCTGGCAATGAACTCTCTGGAAAAATCCCTGAAGAAATAGGTAATCTATCTCATTTGAACTGGCTGCAAATGGATGGCAATTTGTTTTCCGGCGAAATTCCGGCTCAGCTTGGTCGCCTCTCGACCTTGCAGATTGGAATGGATCTCAGTTACAATAATCTTTCTGGGAGAATACCATCTCAGCTCGGTAATCTCAATATGCTTGAGTATATCTATCTCAATAACAATCATTTGGATGGCGAAATTCCAAGCTCATTCGACCAGCTTTCGAGCTTGCTGGGATGCAATTTCTCATACAACAACCTCTCTGGACCAATACCTTCAGATAAGATCTTCCAAAATATGGCTGCAAGCAGTTTTCTTGGTGGTAACAACGACCTCTGCGGTAGACCTCTCAATGAATGCAACTCCGATCTGTCTTCTCGTGGTTTTCCTCCGGTTAGACATGACTATTCTCGCCGTGCTAAAATAGTCATGATCGCTGCAGCCACCGTGGGCAGCGTTTCTCTCAtcttaattttagttattttatatgttatgaGATGGCCGTTCAATTCCGCGAGTTCCTTGAGAGACACGGAATCTCCCTGCCTTGATTCGGATGTCTATTTTCCTCCGAAGGACGGCTTCACATTCCAGGATCTTGTTGAGGCAACGAAAAGGTTTCATGAGAGCTATGTGATTGGCAGGGGAGCCTGTGGGACGGTTTACAAAGCGGTGATGAAGTCCGGGAAGACGATTGCAGTTAAGAAGTTAGCATCAAACAGGGAAGGGAACAACATTGAGAATAGTTTTAGAGCTGAGATACTGACACTAGGGAAGATTCGGCATAGAAACATTGTGAAGCTTTATGGATTCTGCTATCACCAAGGCTCCAATCTGCTGCTTTATGAGTACATGGAGAGGGGAAGCTTAGGTGAAGTGTTGCATGGTTCTGCTACCAATTTGGAGTGGCCAATTCGGTTCATGATTGCTCTTGGTGCTGCTGAGGGTCTTGCCTACTTGCACCATGATTGCAAGCCAAAGATTATTCACCGGGATATAAAATCTAATAACATTCTTCTTGATGAAAATTTTGAGGCTCATGTTGGTGACTTTGGGTTAGCCAAAGTGATTGACATGCCACAATCAAAATCCATGTCTGCAGTTGCTGGATCTTATGGCTATATTGCTCCTG AATATGCATACACCATGAAGGTAACAGAAAAGTGTGACATTTATAGCTATGGCGTTGTGCTCTTGGAACTGCTAACAGGTAGAGCACCTGTTCAACCATTGGAGCAAGGTGGTGATCTTGTGACATGGGTTAGAACCCATATTCGGAGCCACAACAACGTGTTGACGCAGGGAATACTCGACAATCGCATTGATCTTGAAGAACAAATCACTGTGAATCACATGCTGACTGTTCTGAAGATTGCTCTGCTTTGCACAAGCATGTCTCCTTCAGAGAGGCCTTCGATGCGCGAAGTCGTGTTGATGCTTATCGAGTCGAATGAACGCGAAGGAAACTTAACGCTCACTCGGACTAACCATGATCTTCCTTCCAAAGATGCCACACATTAG
- the LOC107477753 gene encoding probable leucine-rich repeat receptor-like protein kinase At2g33170 isoform X1 translates to MVSKIKMSKGYSVIVLLLLFLSLILCTAEGLNAEGQILLDLKNGFHDKNNLLRNWNPADETPCEWLGVNCSYYEYNNSKSPVVMSLDLSSMGLSGILNGSSIGGLTHLTYLNLSHNKLSGKIPKEIGDCLNLEYLYLNNNQFQGPIPDELGNLSRLRSLNICNNKLNGVFSDEFGNLSSLVELVAYSNFLVGPLPSTIGKLKNLVTFRAGANNITGSLPKEISGCASLMYLGLAQNDISGELPSEIGMLQNLTELILWDNQLSGPIPKEIGNLTNLEILALYWNDLVGPIPPEIGNLKSLKFLYLYKNNLNGTIPREIGNLSSAREIDFSENSLVGYIPSELSKIRDLRLLFLFENHLIGVIPDELSSLRNLSRLDLSMNGLTGSIPSGFQYLTNMSQLQLFDNKLSGVIPQELGLHSPLWVVDFSDNNLTGTIPPHLCWNSHLMLLNLQSNRFYGNIPRGILKCKSLAQMLVVGNMLTGGFPSELCKLPNFIAIELNENKFSGPIPPVIANCSKLQRLHIANNYFTLELPKEIGNLSQLVTFNVSSNHFTGTIPSEIFRCQKLQRLDLSNNKFIGSLPNNIGTLEHLEILKLSGNELSGKIPEEIGNLSHLNWLQMDGNLFSGEIPAQLGRLSTLQIGMDLSYNNLSGRIPSQLGNLNMLEYIYLNNNHLDGEIPSSFDQLSSLLGCNFSYNNLSGPIPSDKIFQNMAASSFLGGNNDLCGRPLNECNSDLSSRGFPPVRHDYSRRAKIVMIAAATVGSVSLILILVILYVMRWPFNSASSLRDTESPCLDSDVYFPPKDGFTFQDLVEATKRFHESYVIGRGACGTVYKAVMKSGKTIAVKKLASNREGNNIENSFRAEILTLGKIRHRNIVKLYGFCYHQGSNLLLYEYMERGSLGEVLHGSATNLEWPIRFMIALGAAEGLAYLHHDCKPKIIHRDIKSNNILLDENFEAHVGDFGLAKVIDMPQSKSMSAVAGSYGYIAPEYAYTMKVTEKCDIYSYGVVLLELLTGRAPVQPLEQGGDLVTWVRTHIRSHNNVLTQGILDNRIDLEEQITVNHMLTVLKIALLCTSMSPSERPSMREVVLMLIESNEREGNLTLTRTNHDLPSKDATH, encoded by the exons ATG GTCTCAAAAATTAAGATGTCAAAAGGGTATTCTGTGATTGTACtcttactattatttttatctctGATTCTTTGCACGGCCGAAGGGTTGAACGCAGAGGGGCAAATCCTCCTAGACCTCAAGAATGGTTTCCATGATAAGAATAATCTTTTGCGGAATTGGAACCCTGCTGATGAAACTCCATGTGAATGGTTAGGCGTAAATTGCTCTTATtatgaatataataatagtaaaagtCCAGTTGTCATGTCCCTTGATTTGAGTTCAATGGGTCTTTCTGGAATTTTAAATGGTAGTAGCATTGGAGGTTTGACTCACCTAACTTATCTCAATCTTTCTCACAATAAGTTGAGTGGAAAAATACCAAAGGAAATTGGCGATTGCTTGAATTTGGAGtatctttacttgaacaataacCAATTTCAGGGACCAATTCCTGATGAACTGGGGAATTTGTCTCGTTTGAGAAGCTTGAACATATGCAACAACAAACTCAATGGTGTTTTTTCAGATGAGTTTGGGAACTTGTCTTCATTGGTTGAATTGGTAGCCTATAGCAATTTTCTTGTTGGTCCCTTGCCTAGTACCATTGGGAAGCTCAAGAATCTTGTGACTTTCAGAGCCGGGGCAAATAACATTACCGGTTCACTGCCAAAGGAAATAAGTGGGTGCGCAAGCTTGATGTATCTCGGTCTTGCGCAAAATGATATATCAGGGGAGCTTCCAAGTGAGATTGGGATGCTTCAGAATTTAACAGAATTGATTCTATGGGACAATCAGTTATCAGGGCCTATTCCCAAAGAGATTGGGAATTTAACCAATCTTGAGATtcttgctttgtattggaatgATCTTGTTGGACCTATACCTCCAGAGATTGGGAACCTCAAGTCATTGAAGTTTTTGTATCTATACAAAAACAATCTGAATGGAACCATTCCAAGGGAAATTGGGAACCTTTCTTCTGCTAGGGAAATTGATTTCTCAGAGAACTCTCTAGTAGGGTACATCCCATCCGAGCTGAGCAAAATCCGTGACCTGCGCTTGCTCTTTCTTTTCGAGAACCATTTAATTGGTGTCATACCGGATGAGCTCAGTAGCTTGAGGAATCTGTCAAGGCTCGACCTGTCCATGAATGGCCTTACTGGCTCGATTCCTTCAGGATTTCAATACTTGACTAATATGTCCCAGTTGCAGCTCTTTGACAACAAGTTGAGTGGTGTTATCCCTCAAGAACTTGGACTTCATAGTCCTCTTTGGGTGGTTGATTTCTCTGATAACAATTTGACAGGAACAATACCTCCTCATCTATGCTGGAATTCTCATTTGATGTTGTTGAACCTTCAATCCAACCGGTTTTATGGAAACATACCAAGAGGGATACTCAAGTGCAAGTCATTAGCGCAGATGCTTGTAGTTGGAAACATGCTTACAGGTGGCTTCCCTTCAGAACTCTGCAAACTGCCAAACTTCATCGCCATCGAGTTGAACGAAAACAAGTTCAGTGGTCCGATTCCTCCTGTGATCGCGAACTGCAGTAAATTACAAAGACTACACATAGCAAACAATTACTTCACACTGGAGTTACCTAAGGAAATTGGAAATCTTTCTCAGCTGGTGACCTTCAATGTTTCATCAAACCACTTCACTGGAACAATCCCATCCGAAATCTTTAGGTGCCAGAAGCTGCAAAGGCTGGATCTCAGTAACAACAAGTTTATTGGTTCCTTGCCGAACAACATAGGAACACTTGAACATTTGGAGATTCTCAAACTCTCTGGCAATGAACTCTCTGGAAAAATCCCTGAAGAAATAGGTAATCTATCTCATTTGAACTGGCTGCAAATGGATGGCAATTTGTTTTCCGGCGAAATTCCGGCTCAGCTTGGTCGCCTCTCGACCTTGCAGATTGGAATGGATCTCAGTTACAATAATCTTTCTGGGAGAATACCATCTCAGCTCGGTAATCTCAATATGCTTGAGTATATCTATCTCAATAACAATCATTTGGATGGCGAAATTCCAAGCTCATTCGACCAGCTTTCGAGCTTGCTGGGATGCAATTTCTCATACAACAACCTCTCTGGACCAATACCTTCAGATAAGATCTTCCAAAATATGGCTGCAAGCAGTTTTCTTGGTGGTAACAACGACCTCTGCGGTAGACCTCTCAATGAATGCAACTCCGATCTGTCTTCTCGTGGTTTTCCTCCGGTTAGACATGACTATTCTCGCCGTGCTAAAATAGTCATGATCGCTGCAGCCACCGTGGGCAGCGTTTCTCTCAtcttaattttagttattttatatgttatgaGATGGCCGTTCAATTCCGCGAGTTCCTTGAGAGACACGGAATCTCCCTGCCTTGATTCGGATGTCTATTTTCCTCCGAAGGACGGCTTCACATTCCAGGATCTTGTTGAGGCAACGAAAAGGTTTCATGAGAGCTATGTGATTGGCAGGGGAGCCTGTGGGACGGTTTACAAAGCGGTGATGAAGTCCGGGAAGACGATTGCAGTTAAGAAGTTAGCATCAAACAGGGAAGGGAACAACATTGAGAATAGTTTTAGAGCTGAGATACTGACACTAGGGAAGATTCGGCATAGAAACATTGTGAAGCTTTATGGATTCTGCTATCACCAAGGCTCCAATCTGCTGCTTTATGAGTACATGGAGAGGGGAAGCTTAGGTGAAGTGTTGCATGGTTCTGCTACCAATTTGGAGTGGCCAATTCGGTTCATGATTGCTCTTGGTGCTGCTGAGGGTCTTGCCTACTTGCACCATGATTGCAAGCCAAAGATTATTCACCGGGATATAAAATCTAATAACATTCTTCTTGATGAAAATTTTGAGGCTCATGTTGGTGACTTTGGGTTAGCCAAAGTGATTGACATGCCACAATCAAAATCCATGTCTGCAGTTGCTGGATCTTATGGCTATATTGCTCCTG AATATGCATACACCATGAAGGTAACAGAAAAGTGTGACATTTATAGCTATGGCGTTGTGCTCTTGGAACTGCTAACAGGTAGAGCACCTGTTCAACCATTGGAGCAAGGTGGTGATCTTGTGACATGGGTTAGAACCCATATTCGGAGCCACAACAACGTGTTGACGCAGGGAATACTCGACAATCGCATTGATCTTGAAGAACAAATCACTGTGAATCACATGCTGACTGTTCTGAAGATTGCTCTGCTTTGCACAAGCATGTCTCCTTCAGAGAGGCCTTCGATGCGCGAAGTCGTGTTGATGCTTATCGAGTCGAATGAACGCGAAGGAAACTTAACGCTCACTCGGACTAACCATGATCTTCCTTCCAAAGATGCCACACATTAG
- the LOC107477754 gene encoding heterogeneous nuclear ribonucleoprotein 1 isoform X1 has product MGSRKGDNPHFGDGASPGKIFIGGLAKDTTLDTFVKYFEKYGEIMDSVIMKDRHTGKPRGFGFITYADPSVVDQVIQENHVINGKQVEIKRTIPKGSSQANDFKTKKIFVGGISTSVTEDEFKNFFLKYGKVVEHEIIRDHTTKRSRGFGFIVFDSEKVVDNMLADGNMIDMSGTQVEIKKAEPKKSSNSASLPPFASDSRALPYYDGFGGFGDSFGSFGNSSFDPASYRSLGGFGGRLSSYGGYGSGDDFGGSFGGSGGGIGGGYAGYRGESSFGFSSRYGSFMGGLGDGYGGSGLGAYGRGGGSYGSYGGAATGGSYEPRSGTGYGGAGGPYGSRGGYGGSSRYHPYAR; this is encoded by the exons ATGGGTTCCCGAAAGGGTGACAACCCTCACTTCGGTGACGGTGCCAGTCCTGG GAAAATCTTTATCGGAGGTCTAGCCAAAGACACCACTTTGG ATACTTTTGTTAAGTACTTCGAGAAGTACGGAGAGATAATGGACTCGGTTATCATGAAGGATCGGCATACCGGTAAACCCAGGGGTTTTGGTTTCATCACCTATGCAGATCCATCTGTTGTGGACCAGGTCATCCAGGAGAACCATGTTATCAATGGCAAACAG GTTGAGATCAAGAGGACTATTCCTAAGGGTTCATCACAAGCTAATGACTTCAAAACAAAGAAGATTTTTGTTGGTGGTATTTCAACATCGGTCACTGAAG ATGAGTTTAAGAACTTCTTCTTGAAGTATGGGAAAGTTGTGGAACATGAGATCATACGTGATCACACTACTAAACGTTCCCGGGGTTTTGGCTTTATAGTTTTTGACAGTGAAAAAGTTGTTGACAATATGTTAGCAGATGGGAATATGATTGATATGTCTGGTACTCAG GTTGAGATCAAGAAGGCTGAACCAAAGAAATCCTCAAACTCAGCTTCTCTTCCTCCATTTGCTAGTGACTCTAGGGCACTTCCTTACTATGATGGTTTTGGTGGATTTGGTGATtcttttggaagttttggaaataGCAGTTTTGATCCTGCTTCTTATAGATCCCTTGGAGGTTTTGGTGGTAGGCTTAGCAGTTATGGTGGATATGGCAGTGGAGATGATTTTGGTGGTAGTTTTGGAGGGTCTGGTGGTGGTATTGGTGGTGGCTATGCAGGCTATCGTGGAGAATCATCATTTGGTTTCTCTAGTCGCTATGGTTCCTTCATGGGGGGCCTTGGTGATGGTTATGGTGGGAGTGGTTTAGGTGCTTATGGACGAGGTGGTGGGTCCTATGGAAGCTATGGGGGTGCGGCTACTGGCGGAAGTTATGAACCAAGATCTGGTACTGGTTATGGTGGGGCTGGAGGACCTTATGGTAGTAGGGGAGGTTATGGTGGCAGTAGCCGCTACCATCCTTATGCAAGATAG
- the LOC110278433 gene encoding protein FAR1-RELATED SEQUENCE 11-like — protein sequence MDEDDTNVEPMFDYHGFDEGNNINSLEDIRMIEFWNIRDEDVCHFHFSDVDIAFEFYNRYARARGFSARKNRTRKSRAGILKLKNFVCHCKGFRPQNNYGIGNSKRKPTLETRCGCSAMMEICLDAPSGRWFISYFSDKHNHPLLDPRLTRLLRGHRFMFEADIGHMINMKKGGISVGQIYRALAN from the coding sequence ATGGATGAGGATGACACAAATGTGGAACCAATGTTCGATTATCACGGCTTCGATGAAGGGAATAACATTAACTCACTCGAAGACATTAGGATGATTGAATTTTGGAACATCAGGGATGAAGATGTATGTCATTTTCACTTTTCTGATGTCGACATTGCATTTGAGTTCTACAATAGATATGCAAGGGCAAGAGGCTTTAGTGCTCGAAAGAACAGAACTAGGAAGAGTCGTGCGGGCATACTTAAGTTGAAGAATTTTGTATGTCATTGCAAAGGATTTAGACCGCAAAATAATTATGGCATTGGAAACTCTAAGAGAAAACCTACTCTCGAGACAAGGTGTGGCTGCAGTGCAATGATGGAGATTTGTCTAGATGCACCTAGTGGTCGTtggtttatttcttatttttctgataAACACAATCATCCGCTTCTAGATCCTCGGTTGACTAGATTGCTTCGTGGGCATAGATTCATGTTTGAGGCTGATATTGGCCACATGATTAACATGAAAAAGGGTGGGATTAGTGTTGGGCAAATATATCGGGCATTAGCAAATTAG
- the LOC107477754 gene encoding heterogeneous nuclear ribonucleoprotein 1 isoform X2, producing the protein MDSVIMKDRHTGKPRGFGFITYADPSVVDQVIQENHVINGKQVEIKRTIPKGSSQANDFKTKKIFVGGISTSVTEDEFKNFFLKYGKVVEHEIIRDHTTKRSRGFGFIVFDSEKVVDNMLADGNMIDMSGTQVEIKKAEPKKSSNSASLPPFASDSRALPYYDGFGGFGDSFGSFGNSSFDPASYRSLGGFGGRLSSYGGYGSGDDFGGSFGGSGGGIGGGYAGYRGESSFGFSSRYGSFMGGLGDGYGGSGLGAYGRGGGSYGSYGGAATGGSYEPRSGTGYGGAGGPYGSRGGYGGSSRYHPYAR; encoded by the exons ATGGACTCGGTTATCATGAAGGATCGGCATACCGGTAAACCCAGGGGTTTTGGTTTCATCACCTATGCAGATCCATCTGTTGTGGACCAGGTCATCCAGGAGAACCATGTTATCAATGGCAAACAG GTTGAGATCAAGAGGACTATTCCTAAGGGTTCATCACAAGCTAATGACTTCAAAACAAAGAAGATTTTTGTTGGTGGTATTTCAACATCGGTCACTGAAG ATGAGTTTAAGAACTTCTTCTTGAAGTATGGGAAAGTTGTGGAACATGAGATCATACGTGATCACACTACTAAACGTTCCCGGGGTTTTGGCTTTATAGTTTTTGACAGTGAAAAAGTTGTTGACAATATGTTAGCAGATGGGAATATGATTGATATGTCTGGTACTCAG GTTGAGATCAAGAAGGCTGAACCAAAGAAATCCTCAAACTCAGCTTCTCTTCCTCCATTTGCTAGTGACTCTAGGGCACTTCCTTACTATGATGGTTTTGGTGGATTTGGTGATtcttttggaagttttggaaataGCAGTTTTGATCCTGCTTCTTATAGATCCCTTGGAGGTTTTGGTGGTAGGCTTAGCAGTTATGGTGGATATGGCAGTGGAGATGATTTTGGTGGTAGTTTTGGAGGGTCTGGTGGTGGTATTGGTGGTGGCTATGCAGGCTATCGTGGAGAATCATCATTTGGTTTCTCTAGTCGCTATGGTTCCTTCATGGGGGGCCTTGGTGATGGTTATGGTGGGAGTGGTTTAGGTGCTTATGGACGAGGTGGTGGGTCCTATGGAAGCTATGGGGGTGCGGCTACTGGCGGAAGTTATGAACCAAGATCTGGTACTGGTTATGGTGGGGCTGGAGGACCTTATGGTAGTAGGGGAGGTTATGGTGGCAGTAGCCGCTACCATCCTTATGCAAGATAG